From one Streptomyces sp. N50 genomic stretch:
- a CDS encoding DUF2278 family protein, giving the protein MPLKAYGVLITRAVDTRREGAAGTPHYQIHLTDDAGTHFRAAVNVLSAEQPSELLYLVDEDFQHPLTARLEGLPSGWNTLLPGPGGPNLDFVRGNLFDPARLRTLPPDASGPDNDLADLLDHYVRRAVDDPDARLYVFGERFGPEPTVKDKVFGFLPGNGVHDIHMNQGNSRRFSGDDGVWQDGGLLIHFPAQSRWVGIFLAFQSQSWHTDDTTGHTLDGTDGSRPDPGSQPVRVVAALVNPRGPAPEPESVTLLNASPDPLDPTGWRVRDRLGHSCAVPPGPLAAGATLLVPLTDGVQLGNQGGEITLLDANGLKVHGVSYTADQAAREGWTVVF; this is encoded by the coding sequence ATGCCACTGAAGGCCTACGGCGTACTGATCACGCGCGCGGTGGACACGAGGCGCGAGGGCGCCGCCGGTACACCGCACTACCAGATCCATCTCACGGACGACGCGGGAACGCATTTCCGGGCCGCGGTCAACGTCCTGTCGGCGGAACAGCCCTCCGAGCTGCTCTATCTCGTCGACGAGGACTTCCAACACCCGCTCACCGCCCGCCTGGAGGGCCTCCCGAGCGGCTGGAACACGCTGCTGCCCGGACCCGGCGGCCCGAACCTCGACTTCGTGCGCGGCAACCTCTTCGACCCGGCGCGGCTCCGCACCCTCCCGCCGGACGCGAGCGGCCCCGACAACGACCTCGCCGACCTCCTCGACCACTACGTACGCCGCGCGGTGGACGACCCGGACGCCCGGCTCTACGTCTTCGGCGAGCGCTTCGGCCCCGAACCGACCGTCAAGGACAAGGTGTTCGGCTTCCTGCCGGGCAACGGCGTCCACGACATCCACATGAACCAGGGCAACAGCCGCCGGTTCAGCGGTGACGACGGGGTCTGGCAGGACGGCGGCCTCCTCATCCACTTCCCGGCACAGTCCCGCTGGGTCGGCATCTTCCTCGCCTTCCAGAGCCAGTCCTGGCACACCGACGACACCACCGGCCACACCCTGGACGGCACCGACGGTTCGCGCCCCGACCCCGGCAGCCAGCCCGTCCGCGTCGTGGCGGCCCTGGTCAACCCGCGCGGCCCGGCACCCGAGCCGGAGAGCGTCACGCTCCTCAACGCCTCACCCGACCCGCTCGACCCCACCGGCTGGCGCGTCCGGGACCGCCTCGGCCACTCCTGCGCGGTACCGCCCGGCCCCCTCGCCGCCGGCGCCACCCTCCTCGTCCCCCTCACCGACGGCGTCCAACTCGGCAACCAGGGCGGCGAGATCACTCTCCTCGACGCGAACGGCCTGAAGGTGCACGGCGTTTCCTACACGGCGGACCAAGCGGCACGGGAGGGTTGGACGGTCGTCTTCTGA
- a CDS encoding protein kinase domain-containing protein: MSLRPGDTESIGGYALVDRLGSGGMGVVYLGRSASGRQVAVKVVHAQYALDEEFRARFRQEIAAARRVSGAFTAPVVDADPDAELPWMATLYVPGRTLAEVVQKDGPLDGQALRTLALGLVEALRDIHQAGVVHRDLKPSNVLLAEDGPRVIDFGISRAADNQTLTVTGRLIGTPPFMSPEQFAAPRDVTAASDVFSLGSLLVYAATGNRAFDGASPYLTGYQVMHEQPRLDGVSEPLRSIAERCLDKDAAARPQLAELQGMLLTLPEGETGSRSGSATAADLPRTERPRPPAPATVPDNGQHPRRSRRLVIALATALAVTTLGLSTLHWLSDEGTDPGSPAASTSSSSPAAVSLPSGWKPWRASLLTSQTGDPLDYTQSGCLAGDSTTVYCAGTGATVTALDAASGRVRWRSGTSPETALPVGVRDGRVYTYVKPDSNDTFITRRLVALDAKNGTQLWIHPIRDDTDPVLFDGGILAMDVGATKFVAYDASGRRLWSAPIWSNLGNSCTPTVLGGAPYALCTVEDDPSQGDFVLIRLDPATGAQRKVAELPTGAWPLGVGKGRLLFLAPKLAPEVFGSGPDQLYTALDRVNPSTGTIERISLPAGTRGTATLVKDVIYLVRPNGTVTAVRATDGKRLWQRETDTENLSTPVFSAKFNTLYFSNQFGRLLALDRSTGAVKWRTSALANAGDSTDDTTPYVVLVKDSIVAVAGDTAFSARPR; the protein is encoded by the coding sequence ATGTCGCTTCGCCCCGGGGACACGGAGTCGATAGGCGGATACGCGCTGGTCGACCGGCTCGGCAGCGGCGGGATGGGTGTCGTGTACCTCGGGCGCTCGGCCTCGGGCCGGCAGGTCGCGGTCAAGGTCGTGCACGCCCAGTACGCGCTGGACGAGGAGTTCCGGGCCCGCTTCCGGCAGGAGATCGCCGCCGCCCGCCGGGTGAGCGGAGCGTTCACCGCTCCCGTCGTGGACGCCGACCCGGACGCCGAACTCCCCTGGATGGCCACGCTCTACGTGCCCGGCCGCACGCTGGCCGAAGTCGTCCAGAAGGACGGCCCGTTGGACGGCCAAGCCCTGCGCACCCTGGCGCTGGGACTGGTCGAGGCACTGCGGGACATCCATCAAGCGGGCGTCGTGCACCGGGACTTGAAGCCGAGCAATGTGCTGCTCGCCGAGGACGGCCCCCGCGTCATCGACTTCGGTATCTCCCGCGCCGCCGACAACCAGACCCTCACCGTCACCGGGCGGCTGATCGGCACCCCGCCCTTCATGTCCCCGGAGCAGTTCGCCGCGCCCCGGGACGTCACGGCCGCCTCGGACGTCTTCTCGCTCGGCTCGCTCCTCGTCTACGCGGCCACCGGCAACCGCGCCTTCGACGGCGCCAGCCCGTACCTGACGGGCTATCAAGTCATGCATGAGCAGCCGAGGTTGGACGGTGTGTCCGAGCCGCTGCGGAGCATCGCCGAGCGCTGCCTCGACAAGGACGCGGCGGCCCGTCCCCAACTGGCCGAACTGCAGGGTATGTTGCTGACCCTGCCCGAGGGCGAGACCGGGTCCCGGTCCGGGTCCGCCACGGCGGCGGATCTCCCGAGAACCGAACGTCCCCGCCCGCCCGCTCCGGCGACCGTCCCCGACAATGGGCAACACCCGCGCCGGTCCCGGCGACTCGTCATCGCCCTCGCCACCGCACTCGCCGTCACCACCCTCGGTCTGAGCACTCTGCACTGGCTGTCGGACGAGGGCACGGACCCTGGCTCGCCCGCCGCGTCCACGTCCTCCTCGTCCCCCGCCGCCGTATCGCTGCCCAGCGGCTGGAAGCCATGGCGGGCGAGCCTGCTCACCTCCCAGACCGGCGATCCCCTCGACTACACCCAGTCCGGCTGTCTGGCGGGCGACAGCACCACCGTGTACTGCGCCGGTACGGGCGCCACGGTCACCGCGCTGGACGCCGCCTCGGGCCGGGTCCGCTGGCGGTCGGGCACCAGCCCCGAGACCGCACTCCCCGTCGGTGTCCGGGACGGGCGCGTCTACACGTACGTCAAGCCCGACTCGAACGACACCTTCATCACCCGGCGCCTGGTCGCCCTGGACGCGAAGAACGGCACCCAGCTGTGGATCCACCCGATCAGGGACGACACGGACCCCGTCCTGTTCGACGGCGGGATCCTGGCGATGGACGTGGGCGCGACGAAGTTCGTGGCCTACGACGCGTCGGGCCGCCGGCTGTGGAGCGCACCCATCTGGTCGAACCTCGGGAACTCCTGCACTCCGACGGTCCTGGGCGGCGCCCCGTACGCCCTCTGCACGGTCGAGGACGATCCCTCCCAGGGCGACTTCGTCCTGATCCGCCTCGACCCCGCCACCGGCGCACAGCGGAAGGTCGCCGAACTCCCCACGGGGGCTTGGCCGTTGGGCGTCGGCAAGGGCCGGCTGCTGTTCCTCGCGCCGAAGCTGGCGCCGGAGGTCTTCGGCAGCGGCCCGGACCAGCTGTACACCGCCCTGGACCGGGTGAACCCGAGCACCGGCACGATCGAGCGGATCTCCCTGCCGGCCGGCACTCGCGGTACGGCCACCCTGGTCAAGGACGTGATCTACCTCGTCCGGCCGAACGGCACGGTCACCGCCGTCCGCGCGACCGACGGCAAGCGGCTCTGGCAGCGGGAGACGGACACCGAGAACCTGTCGACGCCGGTGTTCTCGGCGAAGTTCAACACCCTTTACTTCTCGAACCAGTTCGGCCGCCTGCTGGCTCTGGACCGGAGCACCGGAGCCGTCAAGTGGCGTACGTCCGCGCTGGCGAACGCCGGCGACTCGACGGACGACACCACGCCGTACGTCGTCCTCGTCAAGGACTCGATCGTGGCTGTGGCGGGCGACACGGCCTTTTCAGCCCGTCCCCGCTGA
- a CDS encoding XdhC/CoxI family protein: MLDIAEELHRWVEQGRDFAVATVVAVGGSAPRQPGAALAVDTDGTAIGSVSGGCVEGAVYELCQQALADGETVLERFGYSDEDAFAVGLTCGGVIDILVTPVRAGDPARPVITAALSTATSGGAAALARIVSGPTPLRGRAIVVHPDGSYDGGFGAHPELDRTVAAEAGAYLDAGRTGTVEIGEQGSRCGAPLTVLVESSVPPPRMIVFGAIDFASALVRVGKFLNYHVTVCDARPVFATRTRFPDADEIVVEWPHKYLARTDVDARTVLCVLTHDAKFDVPLLHLALRLPVAYVGAMGSRRTHLDRNERLREVGVTEMELARLRSPIGLDLGARTPEETALSIAAEIVANRRGGSGVSLTGAHTPIHHDATALPTGRIGSVA; this comes from the coding sequence ATGCTGGACATCGCCGAAGAGCTGCACCGGTGGGTCGAGCAGGGCCGCGACTTCGCCGTCGCCACCGTGGTGGCCGTCGGTGGCAGCGCGCCCCGCCAGCCCGGCGCCGCCCTCGCGGTGGACACCGACGGCACGGCGATCGGCTCGGTCTCCGGGGGCTGTGTGGAAGGCGCGGTCTACGAACTGTGCCAACAGGCCCTCGCGGACGGCGAAACCGTCCTGGAGCGCTTCGGCTACAGCGACGAGGACGCCTTCGCCGTCGGCCTGACCTGCGGCGGAGTCATCGACATCCTCGTCACACCGGTACGGGCCGGCGACCCCGCCCGACCGGTGATCACCGCCGCCCTCTCGACCGCGACGAGCGGCGGGGCGGCGGCCCTGGCCCGCATCGTCTCCGGCCCAACTCCCTTGCGGGGACGCGCGATTGTCGTCCACCCCGACGGCTCCTACGACGGCGGGTTCGGCGCCCACCCCGAACTGGACCGCACGGTCGCCGCCGAGGCCGGTGCCTACTTGGACGCGGGCCGCACCGGCACGGTCGAGATCGGCGAGCAGGGCTCCCGCTGCGGGGCCCCGCTCACCGTCCTGGTCGAGTCCTCGGTGCCGCCGCCCCGGATGATCGTGTTCGGCGCGATCGACTTCGCCTCCGCACTGGTTCGCGTCGGCAAGTTCCTGAACTACCACGTGACGGTGTGCGACGCCCGCCCCGTCTTCGCCACCCGGACCCGCTTCCCCGACGCCGACGAGATCGTCGTCGAGTGGCCCCACAAGTACCTCGCCCGCACGGACGTCGACGCCCGTACCGTCCTGTGCGTCCTCACCCACGACGCCAAGTTCGACGTACCGCTGCTCCACCTCGCCCTGCGCCTCCCGGTGGCGTACGTCGGCGCGATGGGCTCCCGCCGCACCCACCTCGACCGCAACGAGCGCCTGCGTGAAGTCGGCGTCACGGAAATGGAGTTGGCGCGGCTCAGGTCCCCGATCGGGCTCGACCTCGGCGCGCGTACGCCCGAGGAGACGGCCCTGTCGATCGCCGCGGAGATCGTCGCCAACCGGCGTGGCGGCAGCGGCGTTTCACTCACCGGGGCGCACACGCCCATCCATCACGACGCGACGGCGCTGCCCACGGGAAGGATCGGGTCGGTGGCCTGA
- a CDS encoding cytochrome P450, protein MDRELHARLDDLQRDPYPAYTRARQTEGLTHLAELDAWLVSRDTDVREVLRSPEDFSSAMALRPDVLPTPAALAVLGGGFGGRPVVVTADGARHQQLRAPIVRGLSPSRVAAVLPYAAERAAALVDTFADGQREHGHVELMSAYARRLPGEVVGRIVGLAPADVPGVVHGGHRAEELLFRPLEEDEQIAAAEDVVAMQHILDRYVRERHAHPRQDLGTELIASVTGEEDGDLTLEHRHELVAHLQNLLIAGHLTTTALIGTTVLHLLRHRDQWELLCAEPDRIPAAIEEAARYDTALQGFRRVTTRPVVLAGTELPAGATLFVAFGAANRDEERHARADTFDITRTPTRHLAFGFGVHSCPGSQLAREQLRLTLEELTTRLPGLRLAPDRPVTMRPTMIHRSPYALHLTW, encoded by the coding sequence GTGGACCGCGAACTGCACGCCAGACTCGACGACTTGCAGCGCGACCCGTACCCGGCCTACACCCGGGCACGGCAGACCGAGGGCCTCACCCACCTCGCGGAACTCGACGCCTGGCTCGTCTCCCGGGACACCGACGTACGCGAAGTCCTGCGCAGCCCCGAGGACTTCTCCTCGGCGATGGCCCTACGCCCCGACGTGCTGCCGACGCCCGCCGCGCTCGCCGTCCTCGGCGGCGGGTTCGGCGGACGGCCCGTCGTCGTCACCGCGGACGGCGCGCGGCACCAGCAGCTGCGCGCACCGATCGTCCGCGGCCTCTCGCCGTCCCGGGTCGCGGCGGTCCTGCCGTACGCGGCCGAGCGCGCCGCGGCCCTGGTGGACACGTTCGCGGACGGGCAACGCGAGCACGGGCACGTCGAGTTGATGTCGGCGTACGCCAGACGGCTCCCCGGCGAGGTCGTCGGCAGGATCGTCGGCCTGGCCCCCGCCGACGTGCCCGGAGTCGTCCACGGGGGCCACCGCGCCGAGGAGTTGCTCTTCCGCCCGCTGGAGGAGGACGAGCAGATCGCCGCGGCCGAGGACGTCGTCGCGATGCAGCACATCCTCGACCGCTACGTGCGGGAGCGGCACGCGCACCCCCGCCAGGACCTCGGCACGGAACTGATCGCCTCGGTGACGGGCGAGGAGGACGGCGACCTCACCCTGGAGCACAGGCACGAACTCGTCGCCCATCTCCAGAACTTGCTCATCGCCGGTCACCTCACCACCACCGCGCTCATCGGCACGACCGTCCTGCATCTCCTCCGTCACCGGGACCAGTGGGAGCTGCTCTGCGCCGAACCCGATCGCATCCCCGCCGCGATCGAGGAGGCCGCCCGCTACGACACCGCGCTCCAGGGCTTCCGCAGGGTCACCACCCGGCCGGTCGTCCTCGCCGGTACCGAACTCCCCGCCGGGGCAACGCTGTTCGTAGCCTTCGGCGCGGCCAACCGCGACGAGGAACGCCACGCCCGCGCCGACACCTTCGACATCACCCGCACCCCGACCCGCCACCTGGCCTTCGGCTTCGGCGTGCACAGCTGCCCCGGCTCCCAACTGGCCCGCGAGCAACTCCGCCTCACCCTGGAGGAGTTGACGACCCGCCTCCCAGGCCTACGGCTGGCACCGGACCGTCCGGTCACCATGCGCCCGACGATGATCCACCGCTCCCCGTACGCCCTGCACCTGACCTGGTGA
- a CDS encoding NCS2 family permease: MTQQSVEPRTAAEDSGEGTRVPADRSWLDRYFHISRRGSTVAREVRGGVTTFMAMAYILLLNPLILSGKDVAGDTLGQKGLITATAFAAAFTTLLMGFVGKVPLALAAGLSVSGVLSSQVAPQMTWPQAMGMCVLYGVVIMLLVVTGLREMIMNAIPLALKHGITMGIGLFIALIGFYKSGFVHQGKATPLTLGPAGELAGWPVLLFAGTLLLIFMLQARDMPGAILIGIITGTVVASVLNAAGVIDPKQWASGAAPELHGSAVSMPDFSLFGHVEFGGWGKVGAMTVGMIVFTLVLAGFFDAMATIIGVGTEAKLADAKGRMPGLSKALFIDGAGGAIGGVAGGSGQTVFIESATGVGEGARTGLASVVTGLFFAACLFFTPVTAIVPQEVASAALVVIGSMMLMNARHVDWADRATAIPVFLTVVVMPFTYSITAGVSAGVISYVAIKTAQGKAREIGAFMWGLTVIFLVYFALHPFESWLGVH; this comes from the coding sequence ATGACCCAGCAGTCAGTGGAACCCAGGACCGCCGCCGAGGACTCGGGTGAAGGAACCCGCGTCCCCGCCGACCGGTCCTGGCTCGACCGGTACTTCCACATATCCCGGCGGGGATCGACCGTCGCGCGTGAGGTGCGCGGCGGAGTCACCACCTTCATGGCGATGGCGTACATCCTGCTGCTCAACCCCCTGATCCTGTCCGGCAAGGACGTCGCGGGGGACACGCTCGGCCAGAAAGGGCTGATCACCGCGACCGCGTTCGCGGCGGCCTTCACCACCCTCCTGATGGGCTTCGTCGGCAAGGTGCCCCTCGCCCTCGCCGCCGGCCTCTCCGTCTCCGGCGTGCTCTCCTCGCAGGTCGCCCCGCAGATGACCTGGCCGCAGGCGATGGGCATGTGCGTCCTGTACGGCGTGGTCATCATGCTGCTCGTCGTCACCGGCCTGCGCGAGATGATCATGAACGCGATCCCGCTCGCGCTGAAACACGGCATCACGATGGGCATCGGCCTGTTCATCGCGCTCATCGGCTTCTACAAATCCGGCTTCGTGCACCAGGGCAAGGCGACCCCGCTCACCCTGGGCCCGGCGGGTGAACTCGCGGGCTGGCCCGTCCTGTTGTTCGCCGGCACCCTGCTCCTGATCTTCATGCTCCAGGCCCGCGACATGCCCGGCGCGATCCTCATCGGCATCATCACCGGCACGGTCGTCGCCTCGGTCCTGAACGCCGCCGGGGTCATCGACCCCAAGCAGTGGGCGAGCGGCGCGGCCCCCGAACTGCACGGCAGCGCGGTCTCGATGCCGGACTTCTCGCTCTTCGGGCATGTGGAGTTCGGCGGTTGGGGCAAGGTCGGCGCGATGACGGTCGGCATGATCGTGTTCACGCTCGTGCTGGCCGGCTTCTTCGACGCGATGGCCACGATCATCGGCGTCGGCACGGAAGCCAAACTCGCCGACGCCAAGGGCCGGATGCCGGGTCTGTCGAAGGCACTGTTCATCGACGGCGCCGGCGGCGCGATCGGCGGCGTGGCGGGCGGCTCCGGCCAGACGGTCTTCATCGAGTCGGCGACGGGGGTCGGGGAGGGCGCCCGAACGGGCCTCGCCTCGGTCGTCACCGGCCTGTTCTTCGCGGCCTGTCTCTTCTTCACCCCGGTCACCGCGATCGTCCCGCAGGAGGTCGCGTCCGCCGCCCTCGTCGTCATCGGCTCGATGATGCTGATGAACGCCCGGCACGTGGACTGGGCCGACCGGGCCACCGCGATCCCGGTGTTCCTGACGGTGGTCGTGATGCCGTTCACGTACAGCATCACCGCGGGCGTCTCGGCGGGAGTCATCTCGTACGTCGCCATCAAGACCGCGCAAGGCAAGGCGCGGGAGATCGGCGCCTTCATGTGGGGGCTGACGGTCATCTTCCTCGTGTACTTCGCCCTCCACCCCTTCGAGAGCTGGCTGGGCGTGCACTAG
- a CDS encoding SRPBCC family protein has protein sequence MVNFRLERTAPLPLEEAWRRLTEWPRHADVVPLTRVTVVTPPPTREGTVFVARSGLGPLGFDDRMEVTVWRPPTEDEPGLVRLEKRGRVVTGWAEIEVRPGPGGRSRVVWEEELAVRFLPGFFDRPLRWAARSMFGRAVNALLRRA, from the coding sequence ATGGTCAACTTCCGTCTCGAACGTACGGCTCCGCTTCCCCTTGAGGAGGCGTGGCGCCGGTTGACGGAGTGGCCACGCCACGCCGATGTCGTCCCGCTGACCCGGGTCACCGTGGTCACTCCCCCGCCGACCCGCGAGGGCACGGTCTTCGTGGCCCGCTCCGGGCTCGGCCCGCTCGGTTTCGACGACCGGATGGAGGTCACGGTGTGGCGCCCGCCGACGGAGGACGAGCCGGGTCTGGTCCGCCTGGAGAAGCGGGGGCGGGTCGTCACGGGCTGGGCGGAGATCGAGGTGCGGCCGGGGCCGGGGGGCCGTAGCCGCGTGGTGTGGGAGGAGGAGCTGGCGGTCCGCTTCCTGCCGGGGTTCTTCGACCGGCCGCTGAGGTGGGCGGCACGGTCGATGTTCGGGCGGGCGGTGAACGCGCTGCTGAGACGGGCGTGA
- a CDS encoding polysaccharide deacetylase family protein, giving the protein MFVAVAVLGLGSSGCTRLDTTAPAAARAEAASATARVGFGTVDCREAKCIALTFDAGPSENSARLLDILKERHVPATFFLLGKRHIEKYPELVERMAAEGHEVASHTWDHKILTRISPAQIRDELVRTDDAIERITGRRPTLMRPPQGRTDDEVHKICRELGLSEVLWSVTAKDYATTDSALITKRVLAQASRDGIILLHDLYQGTVPAVPGIIDALKERGYVFVTVPQLLAPGKAEPGKVYRP; this is encoded by the coding sequence ATGTTTGTGGCGGTTGCCGTGCTGGGGCTGGGGTCGAGCGGGTGTACCAGGCTCGACACGACCGCGCCGGCCGCCGCCCGGGCCGAGGCCGCGTCCGCCACCGCGCGGGTCGGGTTCGGGACGGTCGACTGTCGGGAGGCGAAGTGCATCGCGCTGACCTTTGACGCCGGGCCCAGTGAGAACTCGGCGCGGTTGCTCGACATCCTGAAGGAGAGGCACGTCCCGGCGACCTTCTTCCTGCTCGGCAAGCGGCACATCGAGAAGTACCCGGAGCTGGTCGAGCGGATGGCGGCCGAGGGGCACGAGGTGGCCAGTCACACCTGGGACCACAAGATCCTGACCCGAATATCCCCCGCGCAGATACGCGACGAACTGGTCCGCACGGACGACGCGATAGAGCGGATCACCGGCAGGCGGCCCACGCTGATGCGCCCGCCGCAGGGCCGTACCGACGACGAAGTGCACAAGATCTGCCGGGAGTTGGGCCTCTCGGAGGTGCTGTGGAGCGTCACCGCCAAGGACTACGCGACCACCGACTCCGCGCTGATCACCAAGCGCGTCCTCGCCCAGGCCTCCCGCGACGGCATCATCCTGCTGCACGACCTGTACCAGGGCACCGTGCCCGCCGTACCCGGGATCATCGACGCGCTGAAGGAGCGCGGGTACGTGTTCGTGACCGTGCCGCAGCTCCTCGCGCCCGGGAAGGCGGAGCCGGGGAAGGTGTACCGGCCCTGA
- a CDS encoding histidine phosphatase family protein has protein sequence MTSRITLISPAMNRSLRETRFDDGASLDPRGTARAESLAGSLRAADRVLVSPTTRCRETASALGLAAVEEPELAGLDMGRWRGLTLDEVMIREPDAMMSWLTDPDAMSHGGESVRALCERAARWLEAAAEFEGRTIAVVEQEFVRALAVTILDAPGPAFWRLDVRPLTATELSGHAGRWNLQLGRVLIPEAADR, from the coding sequence GTGACCAGCCGCATCACCTTGATCTCGCCGGCGATGAACCGGTCCCTGCGGGAGACCCGGTTCGACGACGGCGCCTCACTCGACCCGCGCGGTACGGCCCGTGCCGAGTCCCTCGCCGGTTCGCTCCGGGCGGCCGACCGGGTGCTGGTCTCTCCCACCACGCGCTGCCGGGAGACGGCGTCCGCCCTCGGCCTGGCGGCCGTGGAGGAGCCCGAGTTGGCGGGGCTGGACATGGGGCGTTGGCGCGGTCTGACGCTCGACGAGGTGATGATCCGGGAGCCGGACGCGATGATGTCCTGGCTGACGGACCCGGACGCGATGTCCCATGGCGGGGAGTCGGTGCGGGCGTTGTGCGAGCGGGCGGCCCGATGGCTGGAGGCAGCCGCGGAGTTCGAGGGCAGGACCATCGCCGTGGTCGAGCAGGAGTTCGTACGGGCGCTGGCGGTCACGATCCTCGACGCGCCCGGGCCCGCTTTCTGGCGGCTCGACGTACGGCCGTTGACCGCGACCGAACTCAGCGGGCATGCCGGACGATGGAATCTTCAACTCGGGCGGGTGTTGATCCCGGAGGCCGCGGACCGGTGA
- a CDS encoding LysE family translocator, with protein sequence MVSTDRLAAFAALSFLLIIVPGPSVLFVIGRALAHGRRAALTTVVGNTLGAYLLVVAVALGVGSLVERSVLVFTALKLAGAAYLVYLGVKAWRQRGSLRAVFAGEEAPPHSGLRTLWEGFAVGVANPKTIVFFAAVLPQFVDREQGHVTSQMLLLGLVFNLIAVASDSVWGLVASTARDWFARSPRRLSAVGGVGGLTMIGLGVTVAVTGRKD encoded by the coding sequence ATGGTGTCCACCGACCGACTTGCCGCCTTCGCGGCGCTGTCCTTCCTGCTGATCATCGTCCCCGGCCCCAGCGTGCTGTTCGTGATCGGGCGGGCGCTGGCCCACGGCCGCCGGGCCGCGCTGACCACCGTCGTCGGCAACACCCTCGGCGCCTATCTGCTCGTCGTCGCGGTCGCGCTCGGCGTCGGTTCGCTGGTGGAACGCTCGGTGCTGGTCTTCACGGCACTGAAGCTCGCCGGCGCCGCGTACTTGGTGTACCTCGGGGTCAAGGCGTGGCGTCAACGCGGGTCGCTGCGGGCCGTGTTCGCCGGGGAGGAGGCGCCCCCGCACAGTGGCCTGCGCACGCTGTGGGAGGGGTTCGCCGTCGGGGTGGCCAATCCCAAGACCATCGTGTTCTTCGCCGCCGTACTGCCTCAGTTCGTGGACCGCGAACAGGGCCATGTCACCAGCCAGATGCTGCTGCTCGGCCTGGTCTTCAACCTCATCGCCGTGGCCTCGGACAGCGTGTGGGGGCTGGTCGCGTCCACGGCCAGGGACTGGTTCGCCCGCTCACCGCGCCGGCTCTCCGCGGTGGGCGGGGTCGGCGGGCTCACGATGATCGGCTTGGGCGTGACGGTCGCGGTGACCGGCCGTAAGGACTGA